The Candidatus Dependentiae bacterium genome includes a window with the following:
- a CDS encoding tyrosine-type recombinase/integrase has protein sequence MSPEQFREKIKDFISYLEVERNLSLHTVRAYQTDLERFLTFWKTIEKNSEQDIPLNRAFERYCVALYHEQIEKSSIARKMSCMKSFIAFLKTIGITVHLSITRPRLDKKLPLFLSVDEIFHVLDTIKIDDLPTRKPYRDKAVFELLYATGIRCSELVHIKISDIDIEQKTIRIYGKGRKERIALFGQKAKDIMLSYLANERPQATSQSDRLFLNNRNEPLTTRSVQRIIEMFRAFLKIKKEITPHKLRHSFATHLLNQGVDLRTLQELLGHKTLASTEKYTHVSTEQLSEMCDTMHPLNTMIKSDDND, from the coding sequence ATGTCTCCAGAACAATTTAGAGAAAAAATAAAAGATTTTATTAGCTATCTAGAAGTTGAACGCAATCTTTCACTGCATACCGTACGCGCGTATCAAACCGATTTGGAACGTTTTCTTACCTTTTGGAAAACTATTGAAAAGAATAGTGAGCAAGATATTCCGCTCAACCGAGCATTCGAGCGCTATTGCGTTGCCCTTTATCATGAACAAATTGAAAAAAGTTCTATTGCACGAAAAATGTCGTGCATGAAATCGTTTATCGCTTTTTTAAAAACCATCGGAATCACGGTTCATCTTTCTATTACACGGCCACGACTCGATAAAAAACTGCCGCTCTTTTTGAGCGTTGATGAAATATTTCATGTACTTGATACGATCAAAATTGATGATCTGCCAACGCGCAAACCGTATCGCGATAAAGCGGTGTTTGAACTTCTTTATGCGACCGGCATTCGATGCTCAGAACTAGTGCATATTAAAATTTCAGACATCGATATTGAACAAAAAACGATCAGAATTTACGGAAAAGGAAGAAAAGAGCGCATTGCGCTTTTTGGTCAAAAAGCAAAAGATATAATGCTTTCGTATCTTGCCAATGAACGGCCACAAGCGACAAGCCAAAGTGATCGTCTTTTTTTAAATAACCGAAACGAACCGCTCACCACTCGCTCGGTGCAGCGCATTATTGAAATGTTTCGTGCATTTTTGAAAATAAAAAAAGAGATAACGCCGCACAAGCTCCGCCATTCATTTGCGACGCATTTGCTCAATCAAGGCGTTGATTTACGAACGCTGCAAGAACTTCTTGGGCATAAAACACTCGCGAGCACCGAAAAATATACGCACGTGAGCACTGAGCAGCTGAGTGAAATGTGCGATACGATGCATCCTCTCAACACCATGATCAAATCTGATGATAATGATTGA
- a CDS encoding 30S ribosomal protein S20 — MANTKSAKKQSRQNIKRRDVNLARKTAIKSAAKKVLLAIEQGEDIKVTQELMRDIEAKLARAKGKGTLHKKAASRKIGRLAKRVAAASK; from the coding sequence ATGGCCAATACGAAATCTGCTAAAAAACAATCGCGTCAAAATATTAAGCGTCGTGATGTAAATCTCGCTCGCAAAACAGCAATTAAGAGTGCTGCAAAAAAAGTTCTTCTTGCAATCGAGCAAGGCGAAGATATCAAAGTAACGCAAGAACTTATGCGTGATATCGAAGCAAAATTAGCTCGCGCAAAAGGCAAAGGTACGCTTCATAAGAAAGCGGCATCTCGCAAAATCGGCCGTTTGGCAAAACGAGTAGCAGCAGCAAGTAAATAA
- a CDS encoding 50S ribosomal protein L28, protein MSRICCLCDKRPQSGNLVSHANNRTKRWVYPNVHKMRFSIVGQAQKKVMRGAVCTKCIKAGKVEKVV, encoded by the coding sequence ATGTCAAGAATCTGTTGCCTCTGTGATAAACGTCCTCAAAGTGGAAACTTAGTGAGTCACGCAAATAACCGTACAAAGCGCTGGGTGTACCCAAACGTACACAAAATGCGTTTCAGTATTGTTGGCCAAGCGCAAAAGAAAGTAATGCGTGGAGCTGTGTGCACTAAGTGTATCAAGGCTGGTAAAGTCGAGAAAGTTGTATAA
- a CDS encoding inositol monophosphatase yields MEIAQRVIDETRAAVKQAGQLLLTFYGKKLEIHDKDQAGFATNADMASEKFLIAALEKILPRASWLAEEEGFSPGAPEKQFSHSVNDSSPAFFGDKEEGFSPGGKSGNNELCWVIDPLDGTTNFARQIPYFCVSVALTSQGHPILGIVYDPLRDELFVAQQGKPTTLNGKPVAVSRVQTLDKAMVFFGLPYTKGKAHSDTLKTADALAPKIFAYRHLGAIALEQAYVACGRADGLFFQELGWWDIAAGMLLIQEAGGTVTTYHGTVPTADYRSYLAGNTEIYRQLMLYLAQED; encoded by the coding sequence ATGGAGATTGCTCAAAGAGTAATAGATGAAACTAGAGCCGCAGTAAAGCAAGCGGGGCAACTATTGCTCACGTTTTACGGCAAAAAACTTGAAATTCATGATAAAGATCAAGCCGGATTTGCAACGAATGCCGATATGGCATCTGAAAAGTTTCTTATTGCTGCTTTGGAAAAGATTCTTCCGCGAGCATCATGGCTTGCAGAAGAAGAGGGCTTTAGCCCTGGGGCCCCCGAAAAACAATTCTCTCATTCTGTGAATGATTCAAGCCCGGCGTTTTTTGGGGATAAAGAAGAGGGCTTTAGCCCTGGGGGAAAAAGTGGTAATAATGAACTTTGTTGGGTGATCGATCCACTTGATGGGACTACCAATTTTGCACGCCAAATTCCTTATTTTTGTGTCTCAGTTGCTTTGACTTCTCAAGGGCATCCAATCCTTGGGATTGTTTATGATCCGTTGCGCGATGAGCTTTTTGTGGCGCAGCAGGGCAAGCCAACCACCCTCAATGGAAAGCCGGTGGCGGTTAGCAGGGTACAAACGCTCGATAAAGCGATGGTTTTTTTCGGGCTTCCTTATACCAAAGGCAAGGCACATTCCGATACCTTGAAAACCGCAGACGCACTGGCACCCAAAATTTTTGCATACCGGCACTTGGGAGCTATTGCGCTTGAACAAGCGTACGTGGCTTGCGGCCGTGCTGATGGATTATTCTTTCAGGAGCTTGGCTGGTGGGATATTGCGGCCGGCATGCTCCTTATTCAGGAAGCGGGCGGCACGGTAACAACCTACCACGGGACGGTTCCTACGGCCGATTATCGATCCTATCTTGCCGGCAATACTGAAATTTATCGGCAATTGATGCTTTATCTTGCTCAGGAAGATTGA
- the hflB gene encoding ATP-dependent zinc metalloprotease FtsH, whose product MALGLEAKEPVTRHVKKYKTDRIALMKKMRFNQLSKGPRNLVFIVILFVACLGLLTKLTDYTRQVKGISYSNYLKAVEEGNVKAVHVSGQDVFGVMNDGSRFEVTVPENTNNWDVLKNHNVEFSVAANSNPYNMWYMMWIAMLLIVPLAAWYFMRQARGSNNSSGGIFSMGKSKAKMFTPSMINENFSAVAGATDAKEALKDVVDFLKNPEKYRRLGARIPRGVLLVGDPGNGKTLLAKAMAGEAHCPFFSVSGSDFIEVFVGVGAARVRDLFERVRRHSPAIVFIDEIDAIGRQRGSGFGGGHDEREQTLNQLLIEMDGFESYNSAVIVVAATNMPEVLDKALLRPGRFDRMVTVDYPDETAREQILAIHSQKVKMGSDVDLKDLARETAGFSGADLGDLINKAALQASKEGKVEVGMADLKAAHKKIVHEKKTGGNASVNPMSKGSGNVKMFVPSQIKVTFADVAGMPEAKQELKDVVDFLRNGEKYRRLGARIPRGVLLVGDPGNGKTLLAKAVAGEANCPFFSVSASDFVEMYVGVGASRVRDLFTQARKHMPSIIFIDELDSIGSRRSDNGSGGSEERNQTLNQLLTELDGFNTIDSSVILIAATNRSDVLDPALVRPGRFDKQIHVPYPTLKSREEILKVHLARVKTDGTIDASRIARSTTGFSGADLANLVNEAALMAAKRADESVVTMHDFEAARDHVTLGQKMESRVMSDQEKKITAFHEAGHALVRILMPEHGDPLDKVTIVPRGGALGVTHFLPERDVMLETKDRFMAFVYVALGGRAAELLACGVMTPGAGDDFRKATSLVRRMVCGGMTDEMGPVVYDQNREYRYSEKTAERIDELVEKILSTSMVAVKELLQNHREKLDKLAIALLEKEVLYADEVYELLGIDPRSNFRLTGQES is encoded by the coding sequence ATGGCTCTGGGGTTGGAAGCGAAAGAGCCGGTAACGCGACACGTTAAAAAATATAAGACCGATAGGATAGCGCTTATGAAAAAAATGCGATTCAATCAATTATCCAAAGGGCCTCGAAATCTTGTCTTTATTGTTATATTATTTGTTGCCTGTTTGGGATTGCTGACAAAGCTGACCGATTATACGCGTCAGGTTAAAGGAATTAGTTATTCAAACTATTTAAAAGCAGTGGAAGAAGGAAACGTTAAAGCGGTTCATGTTTCTGGCCAAGATGTTTTTGGCGTCATGAACGATGGCTCTCGTTTTGAAGTAACCGTTCCTGAAAATACTAATAATTGGGATGTGCTCAAAAACCACAATGTAGAATTTTCCGTAGCTGCAAACTCCAATCCGTACAATATGTGGTACATGATGTGGATCGCCATGTTATTGATAGTACCGCTTGCAGCATGGTATTTCATGCGCCAAGCACGCGGCTCAAATAATAGTAGCGGCGGCATTTTTTCTATGGGTAAAAGTAAAGCAAAAATGTTTACCCCTTCTATGATCAATGAAAACTTTTCCGCAGTTGCGGGCGCTACCGATGCCAAAGAGGCGCTGAAAGACGTTGTAGATTTTCTTAAAAACCCAGAAAAATATCGCCGTCTTGGGGCACGCATTCCTCGTGGCGTACTTTTAGTGGGCGACCCAGGTAATGGTAAAACACTTCTTGCAAAAGCGATGGCAGGCGAAGCGCATTGCCCATTCTTTAGCGTTTCCGGTTCCGATTTTATTGAAGTATTTGTGGGCGTAGGCGCTGCGCGCGTTCGCGATCTTTTTGAGCGTGTACGCCGTCATTCGCCAGCGATTGTTTTTATTGATGAAATCGACGCAATTGGGCGCCAACGCGGAAGCGGATTTGGTGGTGGGCATGATGAACGTGAACAAACGCTTAATCAACTTCTGATTGAGATGGATGGCTTTGAATCATATAATTCTGCCGTTATCGTTGTCGCGGCTACGAATATGCCTGAGGTTTTGGATAAAGCGCTCTTGCGACCTGGTCGTTTTGACCGCATGGTAACAGTCGATTATCCAGATGAAACGGCACGCGAACAAATTTTAGCGATTCACTCACAAAAAGTAAAAATGGGTTCCGATGTTGATTTAAAAGATCTTGCACGCGAAACGGCCGGGTTTTCTGGCGCAGATTTGGGAGATCTCATCAATAAAGCAGCATTGCAAGCTTCAAAAGAGGGCAAAGTTGAAGTGGGTATGGCCGATTTAAAAGCTGCTCACAAAAAAATAGTCCATGAGAAAAAAACTGGCGGCAACGCATCAGTTAATCCGATGAGCAAGGGAAGCGGCAACGTAAAAATGTTTGTTCCTTCGCAGATCAAGGTTACTTTTGCAGATGTTGCAGGTATGCCAGAAGCAAAACAAGAATTGAAAGACGTTGTAGATTTTCTGCGCAATGGTGAAAAATATCGTCGCCTTGGCGCCCGCATTCCGCGAGGTGTGCTTTTAGTAGGCGATCCAGGTAATGGCAAAACGTTGCTTGCTAAAGCGGTAGCAGGGGAAGCAAATTGTCCATTCTTTAGCGTCAGCGCTTCTGATTTTGTAGAAATGTATGTTGGCGTTGGTGCATCTCGTGTGCGTGATCTTTTTACGCAGGCTCGAAAACATATGCCAAGCATCATTTTTATTGATGAGCTTGATTCGATCGGTTCACGCCGAAGCGATAATGGCAGCGGCGGTAGCGAAGAACGAAATCAAACGTTAAATCAATTGCTTACAGAACTTGATGGATTCAATACGATCGATTCTTCGGTTATTCTTATTGCGGCAACAAACCGTTCCGATGTTCTCGATCCAGCTCTCGTTCGCCCAGGAAGATTCGATAAACAAATTCACGTTCCGTATCCGACGCTCAAAAGCCGTGAAGAGATTCTTAAAGTTCATCTTGCGCGCGTTAAAACTGACGGCACCATTGATGCATCTCGTATTGCGCGAAGCACTACAGGATTTTCTGGCGCCGATCTGGCAAATTTAGTCAATGAAGCTGCATTAATGGCGGCAAAACGAGCGGATGAAAGCGTTGTAACAATGCACGACTTTGAAGCAGCGCGTGATCATGTAACGCTTGGCCAAAAAATGGAATCTCGCGTAATGAGCGATCAAGAGAAAAAAATTACCGCATTTCATGAAGCGGGGCATGCATTGGTACGCATTCTGATGCCGGAGCATGGCGATCCACTTGATAAAGTAACGATCGTTCCACGCGGCGGCGCATTGGGTGTGACTCACTTCTTGCCTGAGCGGGATGTAATGCTTGAGACAAAAGATAGATTTATGGCGTTCGTGTATGTTGCGCTTGGTGGGCGCGCTGCCGAATTGCTTGCGTGTGGTGTGATGACTCCCGGCGCTGGGGATGATTTCAGAAAGGCAACTTCTCTCGTTCGCAGAATGGTATGCGGCGGTATGACCGACGAAATGGGCCCAGTGGTCTACGATCAAAATCGCGAATATCGTTATTCTGAAAAAACTGCAGAGCGCATTGATGAGCTTGTTGAAAAAATTCTGAGCACTTCGATGGTAGCGGTTAAAGAACTGCTGCAAAATCACCGAGAAAAACTTGATAAATTGGCGATTGCGCTTCTTGAAAAAGAGGTTCTTTATGCTGATGAAGTGTATGAGCTTCTTGGGATCGATCCGCGCAGCAATTTCCGCTTAACGGGCCAGGAAAGCTGA
- a CDS encoding PD40 domain-containing protein: protein MNSIKNKILLFLIPIFLFLRITALENAPMNVSIKGSSVEKMKLLIGVIDANEIMDASSPLLKEMLERSKVMLSGFSVTVMPFEKQPSKAAMKELTKDGFGLGLFLAHSWRGTTIDWRLYDLDAHQMLKGKRFVTKEYPPAIVAEHIADQVWPLLTGQGGFFSTRIAYCKEKRIKGKKIEKHIYVTAPYIDCEKCAEQSSLLVQHANAFAPRWNNDSLAPMVLYSEITNSNVRLMSVAMDKKRKMVANLDGFVMRPSFSNDGKKVVYCSCDGSIGSKSTIYLYQIDAQTGRPSLSQITHNSGQNISPTLCDNGDIVFCSDAGSKQPYICYYHADTKEFERVTNDGYCSSPSFCQATSKIAYSRMCNGVAQLFSYDLITKTHTQMTFDNSNKEESCWSPCGNYLAFTVTNGKTSRVAVHHVFSNERIYVTSAQDRCCYPSWSPLYEQPIVV from the coding sequence ATGAATAGTATTAAAAATAAAATTTTATTGTTTCTGATACCCATTTTTTTATTTTTGCGTATCACAGCTTTAGAAAATGCGCCGATGAATGTTTCGATTAAAGGATCATCGGTCGAAAAAATGAAATTGTTAATTGGCGTTATTGATGCAAATGAAATAATGGATGCAAGTTCTCCATTACTTAAAGAAATGCTTGAACGTTCAAAGGTAATGCTGAGTGGTTTTTCAGTTACGGTTATGCCATTTGAAAAACAGCCATCAAAAGCTGCAATGAAAGAATTAACGAAAGATGGTTTTGGCCTCGGTTTATTTTTAGCGCATTCGTGGCGCGGCACTACCATCGATTGGCGCTTATATGATCTTGATGCGCATCAAATGCTTAAAGGTAAACGGTTTGTTACCAAAGAATATCCGCCAGCGATTGTAGCGGAACACATTGCTGATCAAGTATGGCCATTACTCACCGGCCAGGGTGGTTTTTTCTCAACGCGCATTGCGTACTGCAAAGAAAAAAGGATCAAGGGAAAGAAAATCGAAAAACATATTTATGTAACTGCGCCCTATATTGATTGCGAAAAATGTGCGGAACAATCTTCGCTTCTTGTGCAGCATGCAAATGCATTTGCACCGCGTTGGAATAACGATTCTCTTGCGCCAATGGTTTTATATTCAGAAATTACGAATTCAAATGTGCGTTTAATGTCGGTCGCTATGGATAAAAAGAGAAAAATGGTCGCAAATCTTGATGGGTTTGTGATGCGTCCTTCATTTTCAAACGATGGGAAAAAAGTCGTCTATTGTTCGTGCGATGGTTCTATTGGAAGCAAGAGCACCATTTATTTATATCAGATAGATGCGCAAACAGGCCGGCCTTCACTTTCGCAAATTACTCATAATAGCGGCCAAAATATTTCGCCAACACTCTGCGATAATGGAGATATTGTTTTTTGTTCAGATGCAGGAAGCAAGCAGCCGTATATTTGCTATTATCATGCTGATACAAAGGAATTTGAAAGAGTGACCAACGACGGATATTGTTCAAGCCCAAGTTTTTGCCAAGCGACAAGCAAAATAGCTTATTCGCGTATGTGCAATGGCGTTGCGCAGCTTTTCTCCTACGATTTGATCACCAAAACGCATACACAAATGACGTTTGATAACAGTAATAAAGAAGAATCGTGTTGGTCTCCCTGCGGAAACTATTTGGCATTTACCGTAACTAATGGAAAAACAAGTAGAGTTGCGGTGCATCATGTTTTTAGTAATGAGCGCATTTATGTAACGAGCGCACAAGATCGTTGCTGCTATCCAAGCTGGTCGCCGCTTTATGAACAACCAATAGTTGTATAA
- a CDS encoding TonB C-terminal domain-containing protein: MLRLRWQALRFNVSRLIIISCTASIALHIAMVILLFVPPKNTNTMQLVLGSRRISDLPIQFVSTAHHIPGAMKRVAQLQNQAQKNVSEKKLPVAAAPEPCTTINKMKPEKKQIAQKKQQKQSLKTASKEKKVESKKEKMIAAAKKLPEKIIDKKQELKPEPIKKLPEKKEEQEKQPNEIKKMVTEHQEIQQQPLLSQNDVQSMPVDNEIIAIGHQEYDALCLYAVIQEEIERAWHPPAGIRPPRGCVVKVSVDNDGKVSHAVIQESSTLITYDIAARMALLQTYLPRDLAGKELIIAFQL, encoded by the coding sequence ATGTTAAGATTGCGCTGGCAAGCGTTACGGTTTAATGTATCGCGTTTAATTATTATTTCATGCACCGCTTCCATTGCATTACATATTGCGATGGTAATTCTTTTATTTGTGCCGCCAAAGAATACAAATACGATGCAATTGGTGCTTGGTTCCCGCCGCATTTCGGATTTGCCAATTCAATTTGTTTCCACTGCTCATCACATTCCGGGTGCGATGAAGCGTGTAGCGCAATTGCAAAATCAAGCGCAAAAAAATGTTTCTGAAAAAAAATTGCCTGTTGCTGCAGCTCCTGAACCATGCACGACGATTAATAAAATGAAGCCGGAAAAAAAGCAGATCGCTCAAAAGAAACAGCAAAAGCAATCACTCAAGACCGCAAGTAAAGAAAAAAAAGTAGAATCTAAAAAAGAAAAAATGATCGCTGCGGCAAAAAAATTGCCAGAAAAAATAATTGATAAAAAACAAGAACTGAAGCCAGAGCCAATCAAAAAATTGCCGGAAAAAAAAGAAGAACAAGAAAAGCAACCGAACGAAATAAAAAAAATGGTTACTGAACATCAAGAAATTCAGCAGCAACCACTACTTTCTCAAAACGATGTTCAATCGATGCCGGTTGATAATGAAATAATTGCGATTGGCCATCAAGAATATGATGCGCTTTGTTTATATGCAGTAATCCAGGAAGAAATTGAGCGGGCGTGGCATCCTCCTGCGGGCATTCGGCCACCACGAGGCTGCGTTGTGAAAGTGTCTGTTGATAATGATGGAAAAGTTTCACATGCGGTGATTCAAGAATCGTCCACACTTATTACGTACGATATCGCTGCGCGCATGGCGTTGCTGCAAACTTATTTGCCACGCGATCTTGCAGGAAAAGAACTTATTATAGCTTTTCAACTATAA
- a CDS encoding biopolymer transporter ExbD, whose protein sequence is MMKLRRRRRAQASIPELSLTPMIDTALTLLIIFMVTTPMIHNAIKVNLPQGQSKEGGKEGQEIVVTIDAKGGLFLNSKPIALEQLGTEIKVHASRSLKKPVSVWVRIDEGKSCGTLVGVIDRIKAVGGVQDVKIALASVTV, encoded by the coding sequence ATGATGAAATTACGCAGGCGCCGTCGCGCGCAAGCATCGATTCCGGAGCTTAGCTTAACGCCAATGATCGATACGGCGCTCACCTTATTGATTATTTTCATGGTTACAACGCCGATGATTCACAACGCAATTAAAGTAAATCTACCGCAAGGTCAATCAAAAGAGGGCGGTAAGGAAGGGCAAGAGATCGTAGTAACGATCGATGCTAAGGGCGGTTTATTTTTAAATAGTAAACCGATAGCATTAGAACAGCTCGGAACTGAAATTAAAGTGCATGCAAGCCGTTCACTAAAAAAACCGGTCAGCGTTTGGGTGCGTATTGATGAAGGGAAATCATGCGGCACGCTGGTAGGGGTTATAGATCGCATCAAGGCTGTTGGGGGTGTTCAAGATGTTAAGATTGCGCTGGCAAGCGTTACGGTTTAA
- a CDS encoding MotA/TolQ/ExbB proton channel family protein — translation MVGVYSNPVIQLITQSDAMTKIILLILLALSVISWALFIYKLILGASRRRQLMQALSDVKRASTFDDLRAVASEHAHTMPGFVITKNLTILKTLLETRQSFTPLSDRELEIVEGDLEQSVADVLHTEESYLPFFAATAAVSPLLGLFGTVWGLIHSFVRISEKQTADIPTIAPGIAEALITTLAGLMVAIPALMMFHYLSTRARMLEYYLYNLTDRLVFSVNTLFLK, via the coding sequence ATGGTTGGGGTTTACTCGAATCCGGTTATTCAACTGATTACTCAATCAGATGCAATGACAAAAATTATTTTGCTTATATTGCTCGCTCTTTCTGTTATTTCATGGGCGCTTTTTATTTATAAATTAATTCTTGGTGCCTCGCGCCGCCGGCAGTTAATGCAAGCGCTCAGCGATGTTAAACGGGCTTCCACTTTTGATGATTTACGCGCAGTTGCAAGTGAACATGCGCATACCATGCCCGGATTTGTCATCACAAAAAATTTAACTATTTTAAAAACGTTATTGGAAACGCGGCAAAGCTTTACGCCACTTTCAGATCGAGAACTTGAGATCGTTGAGGGGGATTTGGAACAAAGCGTGGCAGATGTTTTGCATACAGAAGAATCCTATTTACCTTTCTTTGCAGCAACTGCGGCAGTTTCTCCTTTGCTTGGATTATTTGGCACGGTGTGGGGATTAATTCACTCGTTTGTGCGCATTAGCGAAAAACAAACGGCAGATATTCCAACGATTGCCCCAGGTATTGCGGAAGCGCTTATAACAACGCTTGCGGGATTGATGGTGGCTATTCCCGCATTAATGATGTTCCACTATTTATCGACGCGCGCGCGCATGCTTGAATACTATCTTTATAATTTAACCGATCGTTTAGTGTTCTCGGTAAATACGTTGTTCCTTAAATAG
- a CDS encoding CCA tRNA nucleotidyltransferase, producing the protein MQYTKVDATIQKRLTQIINEQYPLVQTIAQKLSERGCQALLVGGAVRDLFLGLPLKDVDIEVYNCSLEELQTVLGEFGQVSLVGKAFGVLRLHGLEADWAVPRSDASGRKPEVVLDPHLSYERAFSRRDLTINAMGINLITFELVDPFNGLLDLKKKILRAPDPTFFIEDPLRFYRVMQFVGRFEMKPDAILNKLCAEMNLKSVSRERIEAEFAKLLLKSKQPSLGISWLDEIGRLKDILPELAATKGIVQEPDWHPEGDVYEHTKQAFDAAAALEYPSQEEKLKIVYAALCHDLGKVSTTQIFDGKIISYGHEKKSETLAKRMLKRIMRNKDLISCIAKLARYHMQPGQLVKNNAKLPAYKRLARKLAPEITMQMLGMLTLADRRGRNPKKGTPLTEQFSDVSAFLERAKEARVLHEPEKPILQGRDLLDVIKPGPELGKLLKRAYKIQIDEGIWDKEELKKRVFQNNN; encoded by the coding sequence ATGCAGTATACAAAAGTTGATGCAACTATTCAAAAGCGCCTCACTCAAATTATTAATGAGCAGTATCCATTAGTGCAGACGATCGCGCAAAAACTTTCTGAGCGCGGTTGCCAAGCATTGCTTGTTGGCGGAGCGGTGCGGGATCTGTTTTTAGGATTGCCGCTCAAAGATGTGGATATTGAAGTTTATAATTGTTCGCTTGAAGAACTTCAAACGGTGCTCGGTGAGTTTGGCCAAGTAAGTTTGGTTGGTAAAGCATTTGGCGTTTTACGTTTACATGGGCTCGAGGCTGATTGGGCAGTTCCGCGCAGCGATGCATCTGGCCGTAAACCAGAAGTTGTACTCGATCCGCATCTTTCTTATGAACGTGCTTTTTCTCGGCGAGATTTAACGATTAATGCGATGGGAATTAATTTAATTACGTTTGAATTAGTTGACCCGTTTAATGGCCTTCTCGATTTAAAAAAGAAGATTTTGCGTGCGCCAGATCCTACATTTTTTATTGAAGATCCGCTGCGCTTTTATCGTGTAATGCAGTTTGTTGGGCGTTTTGAAATGAAGCCAGACGCGATTTTAAATAAATTATGCGCCGAAATGAATCTCAAATCGGTTTCGCGAGAGCGCATTGAAGCGGAATTTGCAAAACTTTTGCTCAAATCTAAACAACCATCGCTTGGTATTTCTTGGCTGGATGAGATTGGCAGACTCAAAGATATTTTGCCAGAGCTTGCAGCTACTAAAGGAATTGTACAAGAACCGGACTGGCATCCCGAGGGCGATGTTTACGAACACACTAAGCAAGCATTTGACGCGGCGGCGGCTCTTGAATATCCATCACAAGAAGAAAAATTAAAAATCGTGTATGCAGCATTGTGCCACGATCTGGGAAAAGTAAGTACGACTCAAATTTTTGATGGGAAAATTATTAGTTACGGGCACGAAAAAAAGAGTGAAACACTCGCAAAAAGAATGCTTAAGCGCATTATGCGCAATAAAGATCTTATTTCATGCATTGCAAAACTAGCTCGTTATCATATGCAGCCGGGGCAACTGGTTAAAAACAATGCAAAGCTTCCAGCCTATAAACGACTTGCGCGCAAATTGGCGCCCGAGATTACGATGCAGATGCTCGGGATGCTTACGCTCGCCGATAGGCGCGGAAGAAATCCTAAGAAAGGGACGCCTCTTACAGAGCAGTTTTCTGATGTTTCAGCATTTCTTGAGAGAGCAAAAGAGGCGCGTGTACTTCATGAGCCCGAAAAGCCGATTTTACAAGGGAGAGATTTGCTTGATGTAATCAAACCTGGGCCTGAACTTGGTAAGTTACTTAAGCGTGCTTATAAAATTCAGATCGATGAAGGAATTTGGGATAAAGAAGAATTAAAAAAACGGGTATTTCAGAACAACAATTAA